The DNA sequence CTGCGCGAGAGCGACGCGTTCGTGCGGCACGCGTACGTGCCCGGGGTGATGCCCGGGCAGCGCTACGGCTTCCGTGTGCACGGTCCGTACGACCCCGGGCGGGGGCTGCGCTGCAATTCGGCGAAGCTGCTGCTCGACCCGTACGCGCGTGCGATCAGCGGGGCGGTCGACTGGGGCGAGGAGGTGTACGGCTACCACTTCGACGCGCCCGAACGGCGCAACGACCTGGACTCGGCGCCCCACACGATGACGTCGGTCGTGGTCAACCCCTATTTCGACTGGGGCGACGACCGGCGCCCCCGGACGGAGTACCACCACACGGTGATCTACGAGGCCCACGTCAAGGGCCTCACCATGCGCCACCCGGGGCTGCCGGAGGAGCTGCGCGGCACCTACGCGGGCCTGGCGCACCCGGCGGTGATCGAGCACCTGACCGAGCTGGGGGTGACGGCGCTGGAGCTGATGCCGGTGCACCAGTTCGTCAACGACCACCGCCTGGTCGACATGGGCCTGAACAACTACTGGGGCTACAACACCATCGGCTTCTTCGCCCCGCACAACGCCTACGCGTCCTGGGGCGACCGCGGCCAGCAGGTGCTGGAGTTCAAGTCGGCGGTCAAGGCGCTGCACGAGGCGGGGATCGAGGTGATCCTCGACGTGGTCTACAACCACACCGCCGAGGGCAACCACCTGGGCCCCACGCTGTCCTTCAAGGGCATCGACAACCCGTCGTACTACCGGCTGACCGACGACCGCCGCTACTACATGGACACCACCGGGACCGGGAACTCGCTGCTCATGCGGTCCCCGCACGTCCTGCAGATGATCATGGACTCGCTGCGGTACTGGGTCACCGAGATGCACGTCGACGGGTTCCGCTTCGACCTCGCGGCGACCCTCGCGCGGCAGTTCCACGAGGTGGACCGGCTCTCGTCGTTCTTCGACCTGGTCCAGCAGGACCCGGTCGTCTCCCAGGTGAAGCTGATCGCCGAGCCGTGGGACGTCGGCGAGGGCGGCTACCAGGTGGGCAACTTCCCGCCGCTGTGGACCGAGTGGAACGGCAAGTACCGCGACACCGTGCGGGACCTGTGGCGGGGCGAACCGCGCGCGCTCGCCGAGTTCGCCTCCCGGCTGACCGGCTCCTCGGACCTGTACCAGGACGACGGGCGGCGCCCGCTGGCCTCGATCAACTTCGTCACCTGCCACGACGGCTTCACGCTGCACGACCTGGTGTCGTACAACGACAAGCACAACGAGGCCAACGGCGAGGACAACCGGGACGGCGAGAGCCACAACCGGTCCTGGAACTGCGGCACCGAGGGCGAGAGCGACGACCCGGAGGTGCTGCGGCTGCGGGCCCGGCAGATGCGCAACTTCATCGCCACGCTGATGCTCTCCCAGGGCGTGCCGATGATCAGCCACGGCGACGAGGTGGCCCGCACCCAGCGCGGCAACAACAACGCCTACTGCCAGGACAACGAGCTGGCCTGGCTGGACTGGCCCGCGCCCGGGCGGGACGGGGACGACGAGGAGGACGTCCGCCGCCGGCTGCTGGAGTTCACCCGCGCCATGGTGTGGCTGCGCAAGGACCACCCCGTCTTCCGCCGCCGCCGCTTCTTCCACGGCCGGCCGGTCGAGGGCACCCACGACGACCTCTCCGACATCGCCTGGTTCACCCCCGAGGGCGCGGAGATGACCCAGCGGGACTGGGACTCCGCGCGGGCGTCGGCGCTGACGGTGTTCCTCAACGGCAACGCGATCTCCGAGCCCGGGCAGCGCGGCGAGCGCATCACCGACGACTCGTTCCTGCTGATGTTCAACGCCTCCCCCAAGCCGCTGGACTTCGTCGTCCCGGTGGACCACGGCCGGCAGTGGCAGGTGGTGGTCGACACCGCCCGCACGGACGGCGTCCCGCCGGGCACCGGCCCTAAGGTGACGGCCGGCGCCCGGCTGACCCTGATCGACCGCAGCATGACGGTGCTGCGGCGGCCGGCGTGACCCGCCCGCCCCGGAGCCACCCGTCCGGGCGACGGGTGGCCCGGTGGGGCGAGCGATGACACGAAAGGCGGCCGGGCGGGTACGTAGGTTCCCATGACCCCTGAGCGTCCTGACCCGGCGGTGCCCACGGCCACGTACCGGCTGCAGCTGCAGCCCGGATTCCCGTTCCGGGCGGCGGCGGACGCCGTGCCGTACGTGGCCTCGCTCGGCGTGTCCCATCTGCATCTGTCCCCCGTCCTGGAGGCCGTGCCCGGCTCGATGCACGGCTACGACGTCGTGGACCACTCCCGTGTGCGCGAGGAGCTGGGCGGCGAGGAGGGGCTGCGGGAGCTGGCGCGCACCGCGCGGCGGCACGGCCTCGGCCTGGTCGTGGACATCGTCCCGAACCACATGGCGATGTCCCCCCGCCACAACCGCGCCCTGTGGGAGGTGCTGCGCGACGGGCCCTCCTCGCGCTACGCGCGGTGGTTCGACATCGACTGGGAGGCGCAGGGCGGCCAGGTGCTGCTGCCGGTGCTGGGCGGGCCGCTCGGCACGCAGACCGGCCTGCTGAAGACCGACGGGGACGTGCTGCGCTACTACGACCACGCCTTCCCCTTGCGCGAGGGCACCGCGGGACTGCCGCTGCCCCAGCTGCTGGACGCGCAGTGGTACCGCCCCGTGTGGTGGCGCCTGGCCCGGACCGAGCTGAACTACCGGCGGTTCTTCAGCATCTCCGAGCTGATCGGGGTGCGGGTGGAGGACCCCGAGGTGTTCGAGGCCACGCACGCGACGATCCTGCGGCTGCTGCACGAGGGCGTGGTCGACGGGCTGCGGGTCGACCACCCCGACGGGCTGGCCGACCCCGACGGCTATCTGCGGCGGCTGCACGAGGCGACGGGCGGCCGCTGGACGGTGGTGGAGAAGATCCTCTCCGACGGGGAGCCGCTGCCCGCCTCCTGGCCGGTGGCGGGCACCACCGGCTACGACGCCCTGCGGCACGTGGACGGCCTGTTCACCGACCCGGCCGGGTTCGGGGAGCTGCTCGGCCAGTACCGGCGGTTCGCGGCCCCGCAGACCGACCGGGGCGGCGACTGGGACGCCACGGTGCGGCGGGCCGCGTACAAGGTGCTCACCCACGAGCTGGCCACCGAGGTCGACCGGCTCACCCGGGTGGCGGACCGGCTGTGCGCCGCCTCGCCGGAGCCCGCGCTGCGCGACCGCGCGCCCTGGGCGCTGCGCACCGCCCTCCAGGAACTGCTGGTGCGGCTGGAGGTCTACCGCCCCTACGCCTCGGTCGACGCGGCCGGTGTGGTCACCGAGGAGGCCGCCGCCGAGGCCCGGCTCGCCTTCGCCGTCCCCGAGGAGGCCGGGGCGGTGGACGTCGTACGGGACCTGGTGCTCGGGCGGTACGGCGACGGGCCGGAGCACGTGGAGTTCCGTACGCGGTTCGCGCAGACCGCGTCGGCGCTGCGGGCCAAGTCCGTGGAGGACACGGCGTACTACCGCTATGTGCCGCTGCTGTCGGCGAACGAGGTGGGCGGCGACCCCGGCAGCCCGGCGGTGTCCCCGGAGCGGTTCCACGCGTACTGCGCGCGCGTGCAGCGCGACTGGCCGGCGACCGGGACGGTCGTCTCCACGCACGACACCAAACGCAGCGCCGACGTCCGCGCGGCGCTGCACGTGCTCACCGAGTGCCCGGAACGCTGGGCGGACGTCCTGGCGGAGGTGACCCGCACCGGCGAGGGCGTACCGGACGCGCAGGTGGCGTGGGCGGCCTGGCAGACGGTGTTCGGGCTGGGGCCGGCCGAGGAGGAGCGGGTGCGGGGGGCGCTGCTGAAGCACGTCCGCGAGGCGGGGCTCTACACGAGCTGGACGGAGCAGGAGCCGCCGTACGAGGAGGCGGTGGCGCGGTTCGTGGCGGCGGGGCCGTGCGGGGCACCGGGCGAGCGGGTGGCGGCGCTGCGCGCCTCGCTGGAGCCGCACATCCGGGCGAACGTGCTGGGCACGGCCCTGGTGCAGCTGACGATGCCGGGGGTGCCGGACGTCTACCAGGGCACGGAGCACGAGTACCGGGCGCTGGTCGACCCGGACAACCGCCGGCCGGTGACCTTCCCACCGGGACCACCCACCGACGCGGCGCCGGGTGGCGCGTCGGAAGCGGCGCCGGGTGGCGCGTCGGAAGCGGCGCCGGGTGGCGCGTCGGGGGTCAAGGAGACGGTGACGCGGGCGGCTTTGGGGCTGCGGGCGCGGCGGCCCGAGGTGTTCGGCGACCGGGCCTCCTACGCACCGCTGGCCGCCGAGGGGCCGGCCGCGGCCCACTGCACGGCGTTCGTGCGTTCCGGCGAGGTGCTCACCGCCGTGACCCGGCTGTCGCTGCGGCTCGCGCGGGCGGGGGGCTGGCGCGGGACACGGCTCCCCCTGCCGCCGGGGCGCTGGACCGACGTACTGGAACCGGGCCGGGAGTTCACCGGACACGCGGACGCGGCGGACCTGTTCGCCCGGCTGCCCGTGGCCCTGCTGGAACGCGTCCCGGACTGACACCCGTCTCCGGCCCGGGAGCCGGTGGGCCTCGTCCGGTCCCCGGCCGCGTACGGCCCCCTTCGGGCCCTTGACACCGTCTCCGGGCCGTGGGGTACTGCGCAGTGCGGTGCGGGCGGTGACGGGGGTGAGTCCGCTGCGGAAGGTGAGCTATCCGACGGTGGCCGAAGTGGTCTCCTGCTCCCGCGCCCTGACCGCCCGGTGGCCCGGCCTGTGCGCGCTGCGGCAGGTGGGGGTCTCCCGCGGGGGCCGGCCGCTGCACCTGCTGTCCGTGGGGCACGCCCGGCGCGCCGTGCTGGTGGTCGCCGGCGCCCACGCCAACGAGCCGGCCGGCGGGGGCACCCTGCTGGCGCTCGCCCGGCGGACCCTGCGGGAGCGGGACCTGCGCGACGGCACGTCCTGGCACTTCCTGCTGTGCGCGGACCCCGACGGGGCGAGCCTCCATGTGACGCCGGCGCCGCGCAGTCTGTACGACTACCACCTGGGGTTCTTCCGTCCCGCCGGGTACGAGCAGCCGGAGTGGGCGCCGTCGGTGCTGCCGCCCGACCGGCTGCCGCCCGAGACCCGCGCCCTGACCGGTGTCATCGACGAGCTGCGGCCCTATCTCCAGGTCTCCCTGCACGGCACCGAACTGGGCGGCAGCTGGGTGCAGCTGACGGGTGACCTGCCGGGGCTGGCCGAGCCGTTCGCCAAGTCCGCGGCCGAGCTGCGCATCCCGGTGGAGACCGGCGCCTCCGACGCGGCCGGCTGGCCGGCGGCCGGCCCCGGGGTACATGTGATGCCGGCGCCGGAGGCCGCGCCGGCCTATCCGAGCCTGACCGACGACGCGCGGCACAGCACCTGGTTCGACGCCCACCGGTACGGCGGTCTGACCGCGGTGGTCGAGGTGCCGATGTGGGCCAGCGACCTGGTCGACGACCCGGCACCGCATCCGGCGCCGGTCGCGGCGCTGCACCGGCTCGCGGACCGGCTGCTGCGGGACGCGGAGGAGGTGCGGCAGGTGCTCCGGGAGGCGCGGTTCCGGCAGGAGGACGCCGAGGGCCCATTGCTGCGGGCGGCGACCTGGGGGCTGGAGCTGGTGCCGGGGCTGGCCGCCGACCTGATCCGCACGCCGCCCGCCGACGGCACCCGGGCGTACGTGGGCAGCGTGGACGCGTTCGCGCGCCGGGTGCCGCTCAGGGCGGCGGCGATGCTGCGGCGGGCGCTGCTCGGCTCGGACGCGCGGGCGGCGGCCCGTCTGGAGCGCCTGGTCGCGCTGTGGAGCGACGCCTTCGCCGCGCGGTTCCACGCCCGCTGGGTGCCCGTGGAGCACCAGGTCGAGCACCAGTCCCGGACGGTGGTGGCGGCGGCCCGCCACGCCCGCGAACGCGTCCGCTGACCCCACCGCCCGCGGGAGTGCGCGGACCGTGCCTAGACGCCGTCGAGAGCGAAGACCGACCCCGTGCGGGCGGCCATCACGCAGGTGTTGGGGAAGGTCTCGGTGTACTCGACGGGCCGGCCGCGCCAGGTCCCGCGCGCGTGGGCGGTCACCGGGGCGTGGACCATCGGGCAGAAGACGTCCTTCGCCGGGATGGCGGCGATGTCCCCGTCCGCCGCGGCCAGTTCCGCGCAGGCCCGCTCGGCGTGCCGGTGGCCGTGGGGCGGGTCGCACCGCAGCAGGCTTCCGCTTCCGGCGGTGGAGGGCGGCTGCCCGTGGCTGACGGTGAGCAGCAGCAGGCTGTCGGGGGCGGGGTGTCCGGCGTCCGCCCGCGCGGGTGCCGCACAGACGAGCAGGACGAGGGCGGTGAGCAGTCCCGCCCGTACCGCTTTCAGTGGGGTGTGCGTCATTCCCGGTGCATCGGCACGGCGGTGCCCGGACCCCAGCCCGGCTCACCCGAACGGTAGGGGGCCGGTGGCCGCCGCACGGCCAGTTCGAACGCGGCGAGGACGACGCGTGCCTGGTACTCGGCCTGGCGCGGGACGGGGATCCAGCGCGCCCCGCTGACGTCCCGGTAGTCGGCGCACCGGGCGTCGATGAGCCGGTCCAGCTCCGGCAGCGCCCCGGCCGCGTCGTGCCCGGCCCCCGTCACCAGCTGGTGCAGCAGCCCGGCGGTGCGCAGCGCCAGGCGCCGCCCGGCGAGGCGCAGGGCGGTGAGGCGGGCGGTGGTCATGGGCGGCAACGGATGTGCAGAATCGTTCTTGCTGTCGGGGTCCCAGGCGTCGGCGAGTCCGGGGCACACCAGGAGGTAGTCGCCGACCGCGGCGAGCAGCCGCGCCGCGTCGGGCACGGCGGCCAGGTGCGGCCGGATCCGGTCCGTCAGGCCGCGCAGCAGCAGGGTGTCCTGGCGCAGGGTGCGGCTGACGGCGCGCAGCTCCGCCTCCGGGTGCGTGGAGGGCGAGCCGTCCGCCACGCCCGCCACGCCCCACATGGGCGCCTCGACGACCGCGGTGAGGGTGCCGTGCCGGTGCGGGTGGAACCACGTCGACTCGACGGCGGCCTCGGTGATGGCGGCGGCCAGGTCGCCCCGGTGCGGGGGCGGGATCCGGTAGACGGCGGGTCCCAGACCGGGCCAGTACAGGGC is a window from the Streptomyces capillispiralis genome containing:
- a CDS encoding SSI family serine proteinase inhibitor encodes the protein MTHTPLKAVRAGLLTALVLLVCAAPARADAGHPAPDSLLLLTVSHGQPPSTAGSGSLLRCDPPHGHRHAERACAELAAADGDIAAIPAKDVFCPMVHAPVTAHARGTWRGRPVEYTETFPNTCVMAARTGSVFALDGV
- the treY gene encoding malto-oligosyltrehalose synthase — protein: MTPERPDPAVPTATYRLQLQPGFPFRAAADAVPYVASLGVSHLHLSPVLEAVPGSMHGYDVVDHSRVREELGGEEGLRELARTARRHGLGLVVDIVPNHMAMSPRHNRALWEVLRDGPSSRYARWFDIDWEAQGGQVLLPVLGGPLGTQTGLLKTDGDVLRYYDHAFPLREGTAGLPLPQLLDAQWYRPVWWRLARTELNYRRFFSISELIGVRVEDPEVFEATHATILRLLHEGVVDGLRVDHPDGLADPDGYLRRLHEATGGRWTVVEKILSDGEPLPASWPVAGTTGYDALRHVDGLFTDPAGFGELLGQYRRFAAPQTDRGGDWDATVRRAAYKVLTHELATEVDRLTRVADRLCAASPEPALRDRAPWALRTALQELLVRLEVYRPYASVDAAGVVTEEAAAEARLAFAVPEEAGAVDVVRDLVLGRYGDGPEHVEFRTRFAQTASALRAKSVEDTAYYRYVPLLSANEVGGDPGSPAVSPERFHAYCARVQRDWPATGTVVSTHDTKRSADVRAALHVLTECPERWADVLAEVTRTGEGVPDAQVAWAAWQTVFGLGPAEEERVRGALLKHVREAGLYTSWTEQEPPYEEAVARFVAAGPCGAPGERVAALRASLEPHIRANVLGTALVQLTMPGVPDVYQGTEHEYRALVDPDNRRPVTFPPGPPTDAAPGGASEAAPGGASEAAPGGASGVKETVTRAALGLRARRPEVFGDRASYAPLAAEGPAAAHCTAFVRSGEVLTAVTRLSLRLARAGGWRGTRLPLPPGRWTDVLEPGREFTGHADAADLFARLPVALLERVPD
- the glgX gene encoding glycogen debranching protein GlgX is translated as MQVWPGEAYPLGATYDGAGTNFAVFTEAADRVELCLLHDDGSETAIELRESDAFVRHAYVPGVMPGQRYGFRVHGPYDPGRGLRCNSAKLLLDPYARAISGAVDWGEEVYGYHFDAPERRNDLDSAPHTMTSVVVNPYFDWGDDRRPRTEYHHTVIYEAHVKGLTMRHPGLPEELRGTYAGLAHPAVIEHLTELGVTALELMPVHQFVNDHRLVDMGLNNYWGYNTIGFFAPHNAYASWGDRGQQVLEFKSAVKALHEAGIEVILDVVYNHTAEGNHLGPTLSFKGIDNPSYYRLTDDRRYYMDTTGTGNSLLMRSPHVLQMIMDSLRYWVTEMHVDGFRFDLAATLARQFHEVDRLSSFFDLVQQDPVVSQVKLIAEPWDVGEGGYQVGNFPPLWTEWNGKYRDTVRDLWRGEPRALAEFASRLTGSSDLYQDDGRRPLASINFVTCHDGFTLHDLVSYNDKHNEANGEDNRDGESHNRSWNCGTEGESDDPEVLRLRARQMRNFIATLMLSQGVPMISHGDEVARTQRGNNNAYCQDNELAWLDWPAPGRDGDDEEDVRRRLLEFTRAMVWLRKDHPVFRRRRFFHGRPVEGTHDDLSDIAWFTPEGAEMTQRDWDSARASALTVFLNGNAISEPGQRGERITDDSFLLMFNASPKPLDFVVPVDHGRQWQVVVDTARTDGVPPGTGPKVTAGARLTLIDRSMTVLRRPA
- a CDS encoding M14 family zinc carboxypeptidase; this encodes MSPLRKVSYPTVAEVVSCSRALTARWPGLCALRQVGVSRGGRPLHLLSVGHARRAVLVVAGAHANEPAGGGTLLALARRTLRERDLRDGTSWHFLLCADPDGASLHVTPAPRSLYDYHLGFFRPAGYEQPEWAPSVLPPDRLPPETRALTGVIDELRPYLQVSLHGTELGGSWVQLTGDLPGLAEPFAKSAAELRIPVETGASDAAGWPAAGPGVHVMPAPEAAPAYPSLTDDARHSTWFDAHRYGGLTAVVEVPMWASDLVDDPAPHPAPVAALHRLADRLLRDAEEVRQVLREARFRQEDAEGPLLRAATWGLELVPGLAADLIRTPPADGTRAYVGSVDAFARRVPLRAAAMLRRALLGSDARAAARLERLVALWSDAFAARFHARWVPVEHQVEHQSRTVVAAARHARERVR
- a CDS encoding murein peptide amidase A, whose translation is MPPLQHYPTADELGARAAALVAGHPRAARLRRVGVSRAGTPLWLLGIGHGSRQVLVVAGPHANEPVGGATVLRLAERALADPWLTEGTDATWNLLLCLDPDGLRRNERWLGGPYTLGHHYRNFFRPGFLEQPEWLPDGAAAAALPETRALLALQDELRPFLQYSLHGVDVGGGFVELTRDLPGLDRRVAGIAARLGVPRELGAYDALYWPGLGPAVYRIPPPHRGDLAAAITEAAVESTWFHPHRHGTLTAVVEAPMWGVAGVADGSPSTHPEAELRAVSRTLRQDTLLLRGLTDRIRPHLAAVPDAARLLAAVGDYLLVCPGLADAWDPDSKNDSAHPLPPMTTARLTALRLAGRRLALRTAGLLHQLVTGAGHDAAGALPELDRLIDARCADYRDVSGARWIPVPRQAEYQARVVLAAFELAVRRPPAPYRSGEPGWGPGTAVPMHRE